From Caulobacter segnis, a single genomic window includes:
- the guaA gene encoding glutamine-hydrolyzing GMP synthase has protein sequence MTTETHHQRVLIVDFGSQVTQLIARRVREAGVYCEIHPFDKAEDLVDAYKPTAIILSGGPASVLEEDSPRIGRKLFDLGLPLLAICYGQQLLCDVLGGKVEGGHAGEFGRAELTIGKTSPLFQGLAGVGELETVWMSHGDRVTAIPEGFEVIGTSTGAPFAAIANDAKKIYALQFHPEVYHTVNGTQIYKNFLALAGLKGDWTMAAFRQEMVQKIRDQVGTGKVICGLSGGVDSSVAAVLIHEAIGDQLTCVFVDTGLLRKNEADQVVTLFRDHYNIPLVHVDAGDLFLGELAGVSDPETKRKTIGRLFIDVFDKEAAKIDGAQFLAQGTLYPDVVESVSARGGPSAVIKSHHNVGGLPEYMKLKLVEPLRELFKDEVRALGVELGLAPAFVGRHPFPGPGLAIRIPGEITPEKVKVLQDADAIYLEEIRNAGLYDQIWQAFAVLLPVKTVGVMGDARTYENVLALRAVTSTDGMTADFFEFPWPILGKTATRIINEVRGVNRVVYDVTSKPPGTIEWE, from the coding sequence ATGACCACCGAAACCCACCACCAGCGCGTCCTGATCGTCGATTTCGGCAGCCAAGTCACCCAGCTGATCGCCCGCCGGGTGCGCGAGGCCGGCGTCTATTGCGAGATCCATCCGTTCGACAAGGCCGAGGACCTGGTCGACGCCTACAAGCCGACCGCCATTATCCTGTCGGGCGGCCCGGCCAGCGTGCTGGAGGAAGACAGCCCCCGCATCGGCCGCAAGCTGTTCGACCTCGGTTTGCCGCTGCTGGCCATCTGCTACGGCCAGCAGCTGCTGTGCGACGTGCTGGGCGGCAAGGTCGAGGGCGGTCACGCCGGCGAGTTCGGTCGCGCCGAACTAACGATCGGCAAGACGAGCCCGCTGTTCCAAGGGCTGGCCGGCGTGGGCGAGCTGGAAACCGTCTGGATGAGCCACGGCGACCGCGTCACCGCCATCCCGGAAGGTTTCGAGGTGATCGGCACCTCGACCGGCGCGCCGTTCGCGGCCATCGCCAACGACGCCAAGAAGATCTACGCCCTGCAGTTCCACCCCGAGGTCTACCACACCGTCAACGGGACCCAGATCTACAAGAACTTCCTGGCCCTGGCCGGCCTGAAGGGCGACTGGACGATGGCGGCGTTCCGCCAGGAGATGGTCCAGAAGATCCGCGACCAGGTCGGGACGGGCAAGGTGATCTGCGGCCTGTCGGGCGGCGTCGACAGCTCGGTAGCCGCCGTGCTGATTCACGAAGCGATCGGCGACCAACTGACCTGCGTGTTCGTCGACACCGGCCTGCTGCGCAAGAACGAGGCGGACCAGGTCGTTACCCTGTTCCGCGACCACTACAACATTCCGCTGGTCCACGTGGACGCCGGCGACCTGTTCCTGGGCGAGCTGGCCGGTGTCAGCGACCCGGAAACCAAGCGCAAGACCATCGGCCGCCTGTTCATCGACGTCTTCGACAAGGAAGCCGCCAAGATCGACGGCGCGCAGTTCCTGGCCCAGGGCACGCTCTATCCCGACGTCGTCGAGAGCGTCTCGGCCCGTGGGGGGCCCTCGGCCGTGATCAAGAGCCACCACAATGTCGGCGGTCTGCCGGAGTACATGAAGCTGAAGCTGGTCGAGCCGTTGCGCGAGCTCTTCAAGGACGAGGTCCGCGCCCTGGGCGTCGAGCTGGGGCTGGCTCCCGCCTTCGTCGGCCGCCACCCGTTCCCCGGTCCGGGTCTGGCCATCCGCATCCCGGGCGAGATCACGCCGGAAAAGGTCAAGGTCCTGCAGGACGCCGACGCCATCTATCTGGAAGAGATCCGCAACGCGGGGCTCTACGACCAGATCTGGCAGGCCTTCGCCGTGCTGCTGCCGGTGAAGACCGTCGGTGTCATGGGCGACGCCCGCACCTACGAAAACGTCCTGGCCCTGCGCGCCGTCACCTCGACCGACGGCATGACCGCCGACTTCTTCGAATTCCCCTGGCCGATCCTGGGCAAGACAGCCACCCGCATCATCAACGAGGTGCGCGGGGTCAACCGGGTCGTCTACGACGTGACCAGCAAGCCGCCCGGCACGATCGAGTGGGAGTGA
- a CDS encoding RsmB/NOP family class I SAM-dependent RNA methyltransferase has translation MRDGGRVSAAIEVLTEIETRHFPVKMALKRWGDAARYAGSKDRAFVSGLVLDALRRKRSLGWMMGDASPRGVVLGVLAFVWTWTPERIAEAGSEEHGFGALTDVERERLASPVSLDNAPAPVAGDYPDWLEARLARAFGADQAVEMRALSERAPVDLRVNTLKTDAERAAKALAPIHAAPAGILPNAFRIPAPAAADRTPSVEAVPAFSKGWFEVQDLGSQIAAAVAGEVKGKQVLDFCAGGGGKTLALAAAMGNTGQIFAHDADARRLADTIRRGQRAGVRNLQIRSPIEATPLKGLEGKIDVVFVDAPCTGAGTWRRHPDAKWRLSPDQLAKRQIEQDSVLEDASTFVKAGGRMVYVTCSLLVDENEDRVAGFLERHPEFTVKPIALSGVEHVTPEGYLRLTPYRAGTDGFFAAVLERSSYTP, from the coding sequence ATGCGCGACGGAGGACGGGTTTCGGCGGCGATCGAGGTTCTGACCGAGATCGAGACGCGGCATTTTCCGGTCAAGATGGCCCTGAAGCGCTGGGGCGACGCCGCGCGCTACGCCGGCTCCAAGGACCGGGCCTTCGTCTCGGGCCTGGTGCTGGACGCCCTGCGCCGCAAGCGTTCGCTGGGCTGGATGATGGGCGATGCGAGCCCGCGCGGCGTCGTGCTGGGCGTGCTGGCCTTCGTCTGGACTTGGACGCCCGAGCGCATCGCCGAAGCGGGAAGCGAGGAGCACGGTTTTGGCGCTCTGACCGACGTCGAGCGCGAGCGCCTGGCCAGTCCGGTCTCGCTGGACAACGCCCCCGCGCCGGTGGCGGGCGACTATCCAGACTGGCTGGAAGCGCGCTTGGCGCGCGCGTTCGGCGCTGATCAGGCCGTCGAGATGCGGGCGCTGTCCGAACGCGCGCCGGTCGACCTGCGGGTCAACACCCTGAAGACCGACGCCGAGCGCGCCGCCAAGGCCCTGGCTCCGATCCACGCCGCGCCGGCGGGGATCCTGCCCAACGCCTTCCGCATCCCGGCCCCGGCCGCCGCCGACCGCACCCCGTCGGTGGAGGCCGTGCCGGCCTTCTCCAAGGGCTGGTTCGAGGTCCAGGACCTGGGCTCGCAGATCGCCGCCGCCGTGGCGGGCGAGGTGAAGGGCAAGCAGGTGCTGGACTTCTGCGCCGGCGGGGGCGGCAAGACGCTGGCCCTGGCCGCCGCCATGGGCAACACCGGCCAGATCTTCGCCCACGACGCCGACGCCCGCCGCTTGGCCGACACCATCCGGCGCGGCCAGAGGGCAGGGGTCCGCAACCTGCAGATCCGCTCGCCGATCGAGGCCACGCCGCTGAAGGGCCTGGAAGGCAAGATCGACGTCGTCTTCGTCGACGCCCCCTGCACCGGCGCGGGCACCTGGCGGCGCCATCCCGACGCCAAGTGGCGTCTGTCGCCGGACCAACTGGCCAAGCGCCAGATCGAGCAGGACAGCGTGCTGGAGGACGCCTCGACCTTCGTGAAGGCCGGCGGCCGCATGGTCTATGTCACCTGCTCGCTGCTGGTCGACGAGAACGAGGACCGCGTTGCCGGCTTCCTCGAACGCCACCCCGAGTTCACCGTGAAGCCGATCGCCCTGTCGGGCGTCGAGCACGTCACGCCCGAAGGCTATCTGCGCCTGACCCCTTACCGCGCCGGGACCGACGGCTTCTTCGCCGCCGTGCTCGAGCGATCCTCGTACACGCCCTGA
- a CDS encoding MAPEG family protein, with amino-acid sequence MRMAFELQMVAAAVLIGIIHLLWAAAAAQPQRGLKWNAGPRDEPVVLTGVAGRLERAFANFRETFPFFVALVAVDYLGGRLGALTAYGAVLYVVARAVYIPLYALGVPFVRSLAWLASMVGILMLLLALVV; translated from the coding sequence ATGCGGATGGCCTTCGAGCTGCAGATGGTGGCGGCGGCGGTCCTTATCGGGATCATCCATCTGCTGTGGGCGGCCGCGGCCGCCCAGCCCCAGCGCGGCTTGAAGTGGAATGCGGGCCCCCGGGACGAGCCGGTCGTGCTGACCGGCGTCGCGGGGCGCCTGGAGCGCGCCTTCGCCAACTTCCGCGAGACGTTCCCGTTCTTCGTCGCGCTGGTGGCGGTCGACTATCTGGGCGGCCGCCTCGGCGCGCTGACCGCGTACGGCGCCGTGCTCTATGTCGTGGCCCGCGCCGTCTATATCCCGCTCTATGCGCTGGGCGTGCCCTTCGTGCGCAGCCTGGCCTGGCTGGCGTCGATGGTCGGGATCTTGATGCTGCTTCTGGCCCTGGTGGTCTGA
- the guaB gene encoding IMP dehydrogenase gives MEIREGLTFDDVLLEPGPSDVMPTQVTTETRFTREISLNIPLVSAAMDTVTESRLAIAMAQAGGLGVLHRNLTNEEQADQVREVKRYESGMVINPLTIHPDTTLAEIREIKARRKISGFPVVERGSGKLVGILTNRDMRFEGDDKVPASALMTRDNLITVSEGVDQREARELLRKHKIERLIVVDEAYRAVGLITVKDIEKAQAHPLAAKDDKGRLLVGAASTVGDAGFERSMGLVDAGVDVVVIDTAHGHSSQVAQAVSRLKREANRVQIVAGNIATYDAARALIDAGADAVKVGIGPGSICTTRIVAGVGVPQLTAIMEAVRAGRDSNTPIIADGGIKYSGDLAKAIAAGASTAMMGSMFAGTEEAPGEVFLYQGRSYKSYRGMGSVGAMARGSADRYFQKEVTDSFKLVPEGIEGQTPFKGPISPVLHQLVGGLRAAMGYVGAPTIPELQKRAKFVRITGAGLRESHVHDVMITREAPNYPSAV, from the coding sequence ATGGAGATTCGCGAAGGGCTTACCTTCGACGACGTTTTGCTCGAACCCGGCCCGTCCGACGTCATGCCTACCCAGGTGACGACCGAGACCCGGTTCACGCGTGAAATCAGTCTGAACATTCCGCTCGTGTCCGCCGCCATGGACACGGTGACCGAAAGCCGCCTCGCCATCGCCATGGCCCAGGCCGGCGGTCTGGGCGTCCTGCACCGCAACCTCACCAACGAGGAGCAGGCCGACCAGGTCCGCGAGGTCAAGCGCTACGAGAGCGGCATGGTCATCAACCCGCTGACCATCCACCCCGACACAACCCTGGCCGAGATCCGCGAGATCAAGGCCCGCCGCAAGATCTCGGGCTTCCCGGTGGTCGAGCGCGGCTCGGGCAAGCTGGTCGGCATCCTGACCAACCGCGACATGCGCTTCGAGGGCGACGACAAGGTCCCCGCCTCGGCGCTGATGACCCGCGACAACCTGATCACCGTCTCGGAAGGCGTCGATCAGCGCGAGGCCCGCGAGCTGCTGCGCAAGCACAAGATCGAACGCCTGATCGTCGTCGACGAGGCCTATCGCGCCGTCGGCCTGATCACGGTGAAGGATATCGAGAAGGCCCAGGCTCACCCGCTGGCCGCCAAGGACGACAAGGGTCGGCTGCTGGTCGGCGCCGCCTCGACCGTCGGCGACGCCGGCTTCGAACGCTCGATGGGCCTGGTGGACGCCGGCGTCGACGTCGTCGTCATCGACACCGCCCACGGCCACTCCAGCCAGGTCGCGCAGGCGGTCAGCCGCCTGAAGCGCGAAGCCAACCGCGTCCAGATCGTGGCCGGCAACATCGCCACCTACGACGCCGCTCGCGCCCTGATCGACGCCGGCGCCGACGCGGTGAAGGTGGGTATCGGTCCGGGCTCGATCTGCACCACCCGCATCGTCGCGGGCGTGGGCGTGCCGCAGCTGACCGCGATCATGGAAGCCGTGCGCGCCGGCCGCGACAGCAACACCCCGATCATCGCCGACGGCGGCATCAAGTACTCGGGCGACCTGGCCAAGGCCATCGCGGCCGGGGCCTCGACCGCCATGATGGGCTCGATGTTCGCCGGCACCGAGGAGGCGCCCGGCGAGGTGTTCCTGTACCAGGGCCGCTCGTACAAGAGCTATCGCGGCATGGGCTCGGTGGGCGCCATGGCCCGAGGCTCGGCCGACCGCTACTTCCAGAAGGAAGTGACGGACAGCTTCAAGTTGGTGCCGGAAGGCATCGAGGGCCAGACCCCGTTCAAGGGCCCGATCTCGCCGGTCCTGCACCAGCTGGTCGGCGGTCTACGGGCGGCCATGGGCTATGTCGGCGCGCCGACCATCCCCGAGCTGCAGAAGCGCGCCAAGTTCGTGCGCATCACCGGCGCTGGCCTGCGTGAAAGCCACGTCCACGACGTGATGATCACCCGCGAGGCCCCGAACTATCCGAGCGCGGTCTAG
- a CDS encoding RlmE family RNA methyltransferase has protein sequence MSDEQPPRKRMVKPPAGGNEGGRGKPARLKTAYGRTPSQQAWLERQINDPFSAKARALGYRSRAAFKISEIDDKFRFFRKGAKVIDLGCAPGGWLQIAVERGVTDLVGIDLLPVDPVAPAHLLEMDFTADGAPEKLLGLLGGEPDLVMSDMAPNTVGHRETDHLRIVGLIEIAAEFAIDVLKPGGAFVAKAFQGGETAEIIGRLKRHFDRVQHFKPKASRQDSSEVFLVATGFKGR, from the coding sequence ATGAGCGACGAACAACCGCCCCGCAAGCGCATGGTCAAGCCGCCCGCCGGCGGCAACGAGGGTGGCCGGGGCAAGCCCGCGCGCCTGAAGACCGCCTATGGCCGCACGCCCAGCCAACAAGCTTGGCTGGAGCGCCAGATCAACGATCCGTTCTCGGCCAAGGCCCGCGCCTTGGGCTACCGCAGCCGCGCGGCCTTCAAGATCAGCGAGATCGACGACAAGTTCCGGTTCTTCAGGAAGGGCGCGAAGGTCATCGACCTGGGCTGCGCGCCCGGTGGCTGGCTGCAGATCGCCGTGGAGCGGGGCGTGACCGACCTCGTTGGCATCGACCTCCTGCCGGTCGATCCCGTGGCGCCGGCGCACCTGCTGGAGATGGACTTCACCGCCGACGGCGCGCCGGAGAAGCTACTGGGGCTTCTGGGCGGCGAGCCGGACCTGGTCATGTCCGACATGGCCCCCAACACCGTCGGTCACCGCGAGACCGACCACCTGCGCATCGTCGGCCTGATCGAGATCGCGGCCGAGTTCGCCATCGACGTGCTGAAGCCTGGCGGAGCCTTCGTCGCCAAGGCCTTCCAGGGCGGTGAAACGGCCGAGATCATCGGCCGGCTGAAGCGTCACTTCGACCGGGTCCAGCACTTCAAGCCCAAGGCCAGCCGTCAGGACAGCTCCGAGGTGTTCCTGGTGGCGACCGGGTTCAAGGGGCGGTAG
- a CDS encoding Ppx/GppA phosphatase family protein, with the protein MSEAPRAPGAPQGRRRRSQEESVACYAALDLGTNNCRLLVATPTPRGFRVVEAYSRIVRLGEGLSQSGQLSEAAMDRSLAALKVCAEKIRRRKAVRVKAVATQACRGATNGPDFVRRVHEETGLKLQIISPREEAQLSVAGCMSLFDRQQDAALVVDVGGGSTELSWVDLNGGGLDAKPRQFAAWKLPIKAWLSIPVGVVTLAERFPEGERAAEGWFRAMVDDVKARIKAFPHAEPMREIFAQGRAHLVGTSGAITSLAGLHLGLPRYDRNVVDGLWMNRTDCDAAAERLQGLTAAERAQEPCIGADRADLVLAGAAILQAVQELWPCSRVRVADRGLREGLLMSLMSEQQRRPRRRRRGGASKKSEAA; encoded by the coding sequence ATGTCGGAGGCGCCGCGCGCGCCCGGCGCCCCGCAAGGCCGGCGCCGGCGGTCTCAGGAGGAGTCCGTCGCGTGCTACGCGGCGCTCGACCTGGGGACCAACAATTGCCGCCTGTTGGTGGCCACGCCCACGCCGCGCGGTTTCCGCGTCGTCGAAGCCTATTCCCGCATCGTGCGTCTGGGCGAGGGGCTGTCGCAGAGCGGTCAGCTGTCCGAAGCGGCCATGGACCGCTCGCTCGCGGCCCTGAAGGTCTGCGCCGAGAAGATCCGTCGCCGCAAGGCCGTGCGGGTCAAGGCGGTCGCGACCCAAGCCTGCCGGGGCGCGACGAATGGTCCCGACTTCGTGCGCCGAGTGCACGAGGAGACGGGCCTGAAACTGCAGATCATCAGCCCTCGCGAGGAGGCCCAGTTGTCCGTGGCCGGCTGCATGAGCCTGTTTGATCGTCAGCAGGACGCGGCCCTGGTCGTCGACGTCGGCGGCGGTTCGACCGAACTTTCATGGGTGGATCTGAACGGCGGCGGCCTCGACGCCAAGCCGCGCCAGTTCGCCGCCTGGAAGCTGCCGATCAAGGCTTGGCTGTCGATCCCGGTGGGCGTGGTCACCCTGGCCGAGCGCTTCCCCGAGGGCGAGCGCGCCGCCGAAGGCTGGTTCCGGGCCATGGTCGACGACGTCAAGGCGCGGATCAAGGCCTTTCCCCACGCCGAACCGATGCGCGAGATCTTCGCGCAGGGCAGGGCGCATCTGGTCGGCACGTCGGGCGCCATCACCAGCCTGGCCGGCCTGCATCTGGGCCTGCCGCGCTATGATCGCAACGTCGTCGACGGCCTGTGGATGAACCGGACCGACTGCGATGCGGCCGCCGAACGCCTTCAGGGCCTGACCGCCGCCGAGCGAGCCCAGGAGCCGTGCATCGGCGCGGACCGGGCCGATCTGGTGCTGGCCGGCGCGGCGATCCTGCAGGCCGTGCAGGAGCTTTGGCCGTGTTCGCGCGTGCGTGTCGCCGACCGAGGGCTTAGAGAAGGGCTCCTGATGTCCCTGATGTCCGAACAGCAGCGACGCCCGCGCCGACGTCGTCGCGGCGGCGCCTCGAAGAAGTCTGAAGCCGCATGA
- the hspQ gene encoding heat shock protein HspQ — protein MNSRLAKFAIGQVVRHRIFPFRGVVFDVDPVFANTEEWWQSIPEDIRPTKDQPFYHLLAENDDNSYVAYVSEQNLLPDDSGEPVGHPQTSVIFESFDHGLYKLRPRISH, from the coding sequence ATGAATTCGAGACTCGCCAAATTCGCGATCGGCCAGGTCGTCCGGCACCGCATCTTCCCCTTCCGGGGCGTGGTGTTCGACGTTGACCCGGTGTTCGCCAATACCGAGGAGTGGTGGCAGTCCATCCCTGAGGACATCCGGCCGACCAAGGACCAGCCGTTCTACCATCTGCTGGCCGAGAACGACGACAACAGCTACGTCGCCTATGTGTCAGAGCAGAACCTGCTGCCCGACGACAGCGGCGAGCCGGTCGGCCACCCTCAGACCTCGGTGATCTTCGAGTCGTTCGATCACGGGCTGTACAAGCTTCGTCCCCGGATTTCGCACTAA
- the phhA gene encoding phenylalanine 4-monooxygenase produces MSGDGFSNGPPPGARPDWTIDQGWETYSRAEHDVWITLYERQADLLHGRACDAFLRGLDALDLHRTGIPDFNRINEELQRLTGWSVVAVPGLVPDDVFFDHLANRRFPAGQFIRKPDQLDYLQEPDIFHDVFGHVPMLTDPVFADYMQAYGRGGQRALGLGRLANLARLYWYTVEFGLMNTPAGLRIYGAGIVSSRTESLFALDDPSPNRLGFDLERVMRTNYRIDDFQQVYFVIDSIQTLQEVTLRDFGAVYERLAGASDIGVAEILPGDTVITRGTQAYAKAGGRLATASAD; encoded by the coding sequence ATGAGCGGAGATGGCTTTAGCAACGGGCCGCCCCCGGGCGCCCGCCCCGACTGGACGATCGACCAGGGCTGGGAGACCTATTCCCGGGCCGAGCATGACGTCTGGATCACCCTTTACGAGCGCCAGGCCGACTTGCTGCACGGCCGCGCCTGTGACGCATTCCTGCGTGGCCTCGACGCGCTGGATCTGCACCGCACGGGCATCCCCGACTTCAATCGCATCAACGAGGAACTCCAGCGCCTGACGGGCTGGAGCGTGGTGGCCGTGCCGGGCCTTGTGCCCGACGACGTCTTCTTCGACCACCTGGCCAATCGCCGCTTCCCGGCCGGCCAGTTCATCCGCAAGCCGGACCAGCTGGACTACCTGCAGGAACCGGACATCTTCCACGATGTCTTTGGCCATGTGCCGATGCTGACCGATCCGGTCTTCGCCGACTACATGCAGGCCTATGGCCGAGGCGGCCAGCGGGCGCTGGGCCTGGGCCGGCTGGCCAACCTGGCGCGCCTCTACTGGTACACGGTCGAGTTCGGCCTGATGAACACGCCCGCGGGGCTGCGCATCTACGGCGCCGGAATCGTGTCATCGCGTACGGAGTCGCTCTTCGCGCTGGACGATCCGTCGCCCAACCGCCTCGGCTTCGACCTGGAACGGGTCATGCGCACGAACTATCGGATCGATGACTTCCAGCAGGTCTACTTCGTGATCGACTCGATCCAGACCCTGCAGGAGGTTACCTTGCGCGATTTCGGCGCCGTGTATGAACGCCTGGCCGGCGCAAGCGACATCGGTGTCGCCGAGATCCTGCCCGGCGACACCGTCATCACGCGTGGCACCCAGGCCTATGCGAAGGCCGGGGGACGCTTGGCGACCGCCTCGGCGGACTGA
- a CDS encoding acyltransferase family protein, with product MTTTVLPLDRRHDLDWIRVGAFFLLILYHTGMFYVPWEFHVKTPHVVEGLMPFMLMTNPWRLTLLFLVSGAATRFMADKTNVGQLTWARIARLLPPLLFAMFVIVPPQSYYQVVEYIAAHPGTLLTVDNFWIRYVTASGHWCGADGKCLVTPTWNHMWFVAYLLFYTLVLSLMLLVWKKAGEHIQHAAERVLKGWGLFVWPILFLGLARTLLIRFGETHALIGDHYVHAVSFSAFLLGFGLAKSEILRDRFTAVRWPALILAIAAWAGWSVYVWIYRADDAVPPQPLVQTMRFVFATDTWCAIVAILGFGAKHLTKGGPALRYLTLGVFPFYLVHQTLIVVMAHNLAKLNLPQGLEGAILVVATFAGCFITYEAVRRIPGVRILFGLKGQSAEAVAKRPPAFA from the coding sequence ATGACCACGACCGTCTTACCCCTCGATCGGCGCCACGACCTCGACTGGATTCGGGTCGGCGCGTTCTTTCTGCTGATCCTCTATCACACCGGCATGTTCTACGTGCCGTGGGAATTCCACGTGAAGACCCCGCATGTGGTGGAAGGGTTGATGCCCTTCATGCTGATGACCAATCCGTGGCGTCTGACCCTGTTGTTCTTGGTCTCGGGGGCGGCGACGCGGTTCATGGCCGACAAGACCAACGTTGGACAGCTGACCTGGGCGCGGATCGCGCGCCTGCTGCCGCCGCTTCTGTTCGCGATGTTCGTGATCGTGCCGCCACAGTCCTATTACCAGGTCGTCGAGTACATAGCCGCCCACCCGGGAACGCTCCTGACGGTTGACAACTTCTGGATCCGCTACGTCACGGCCTCGGGGCATTGGTGTGGAGCGGATGGCAAATGCCTGGTCACCCCGACCTGGAACCACATGTGGTTCGTGGCCTACCTGCTGTTCTACACCCTGGTGCTGTCGTTGATGCTTCTGGTCTGGAAGAAGGCCGGTGAGCATATCCAGCACGCGGCTGAGCGGGTGCTGAAGGGTTGGGGCCTGTTCGTTTGGCCGATCCTGTTCCTGGGCTTGGCCCGTACGCTGCTGATCCGGTTCGGCGAGACCCACGCCTTGATCGGCGACCACTATGTCCACGCGGTCTCGTTCAGCGCCTTCCTGCTCGGCTTTGGCCTGGCGAAGTCGGAGATCCTGCGCGATCGCTTTACCGCCGTGCGCTGGCCGGCGTTGATTCTGGCGATCGCCGCCTGGGCGGGCTGGAGCGTCTATGTCTGGATTTACCGCGCCGACGACGCCGTCCCGCCGCAGCCCCTGGTCCAGACGATGCGCTTTGTGTTCGCCACCGACACCTGGTGCGCCATCGTCGCCATCCTGGGGTTCGGCGCGAAGCATCTGACCAAGGGCGGGCCAGCTCTGCGCTACCTCACCCTGGGCGTTTTCCCGTTCTATCTGGTTCACCAGACCCTGATCGTGGTCATGGCTCATAACTTGGCCAAGCTGAATCTGCCGCAGGGCCTGGAAGGCGCGATCCTGGTCGTGGCGACGTTCGCTGGCTGTTTCATCACCTACGAGGCAGTGCGACGCATCCCCGGTGTGCGGATCCTGTTCGGCCTGAAAGGTCAGTCCGCCGAGGCGGTCGCCAAGCGTCCCCCGGCCTTCGCATAG
- a CDS encoding LytTR family DNA-binding domain-containing protein, whose translation MWLTRAWILGASLIAAISVVNVLTIQHDAPRLGVIRPAIWESSSALITLFIFAIPAVMALWMVRRQPRWWMAVPAHLVAVFVYSVLHVSGFVVLRKIGHAVILHEGYDFGPLSTEFPYEFRKDMMSYGLATIIYWLALRRSAQKPLEPYVPAPPATFDIQDGARLIRIPVVDILAVRSAGNYVEFVLADTRRPLMRSSLSAVQDDLVAHGFVRTHKSWLVNKARVTGLKPEGSGDYAIELGALEVPLSRRFPEALSALRG comes from the coding sequence TTGTGGCTGACACGCGCCTGGATCCTCGGGGCCAGCCTGATCGCCGCGATCTCGGTGGTCAACGTCCTGACCATCCAGCACGACGCGCCTCGGCTGGGCGTGATCCGGCCGGCGATCTGGGAAAGCAGTAGCGCGCTGATTACCCTGTTCATCTTCGCCATCCCGGCCGTCATGGCGTTGTGGATGGTGCGCCGACAACCGCGTTGGTGGATGGCCGTCCCGGCGCACCTGGTCGCGGTGTTCGTCTACTCGGTGTTGCACGTCTCGGGCTTCGTGGTCCTGCGCAAGATCGGGCACGCCGTGATCCTGCACGAGGGCTATGACTTCGGGCCGCTGTCGACCGAGTTTCCGTACGAGTTCCGCAAGGACATGATGTCGTACGGCCTCGCCACGATCATCTACTGGCTGGCCTTGCGCCGCAGCGCCCAGAAGCCACTCGAGCCTTACGTCCCCGCCCCGCCCGCCACCTTCGACATCCAGGACGGCGCGCGACTGATCCGGATCCCCGTCGTCGACATCCTGGCCGTCCGCTCGGCCGGCAACTATGTCGAGTTCGTGCTGGCGGACACCCGGCGGCCCTTGATGCGCTCGTCGCTGAGCGCCGTGCAGGACGACCTCGTCGCCCACGGCTTCGTGCGCACGCATAAGTCCTGGCTCGTCAACAAGGCCCGCGTCACGGGCCTGAAGCCTGAAGGCTCGGGCGACTACGCGATCGAACTGGGCGCTCTGGAGGTCCCGCTGTCGCGGCGTTTTCCCGAAGCGTTGAGCGCGCTCCGCGGCTAA
- a CDS encoding GNAT family N-acetyltransferase: MTFEIRPATGADRDGVVVLHKAAAVTPGALARAPEEVTLAYGDYAIASDICLVAVEADATVVGEIHASRETVALFAHVLGGLTVAVHPERQGRGIGSKLFKALIAWARTQDPAILRIELAAGAGNPGAIRLYERLGFKHEGRQVARGRLPDGRFEDDILMGMLL; this comes from the coding sequence ATGACGTTCGAGATCCGTCCCGCCACCGGCGCCGACCGCGACGGCGTCGTCGTCCTGCACAAGGCCGCCGCCGTCACGCCCGGCGCCTTGGCCCGCGCGCCCGAGGAGGTGACGCTGGCCTACGGCGACTATGCGATCGCCAGCGACATTTGCCTGGTCGCGGTGGAGGCTGACGCAACCGTCGTCGGGGAAATCCACGCCAGCCGCGAGACCGTGGCGTTGTTCGCTCATGTGCTGGGCGGGCTGACCGTGGCGGTTCATCCGGAGCGGCAGGGACGGGGGATCGGCTCGAAACTGTTCAAGGCTCTGATCGCTTGGGCGCGGACGCAGGACCCGGCGATCCTACGAATCGAGCTGGCGGCGGGCGCGGGTAATCCCGGCGCGATCCGCCTCTACGAGCGGCTGGGCTTCAAGCACGAGGGGAGGCAGGTCGCGCGCGGCCGCCTTCCGGACGGTCGCTTCGAGGACGACATCCTGATGGGAATGCTGCTTTAG